A region of Lycium barbarum isolate Lr01 chromosome 3, ASM1917538v2, whole genome shotgun sequence DNA encodes the following proteins:
- the LOC132632717 gene encoding uncharacterized protein LOC132632717 has protein sequence MVSDSIPNGSIPVASSNPKDFAKKKRANRSAKLKQCKLDARREQWLSQVKKNGLKEEQKTGGTHGSVKDVAKERERLIEKLQIKPRGEEDTEGSLNHYSDFDSPTSHTSSVLGGNDSGTNFTGSSSSSSSTSSSNGDCCSGSMSEEDDDDCLDDWEAVADALAETDKKQEQHIPSLDSHCERDENVPHMSSRQEVLDRSKQESNDKGLTPRPPLSYRAWRPDDTFRPSGLPNLSKQYSFPMKSERHCRGGGSVWGCKSLSLSTPTSCPICCEDLDCTDTSFLPCSCGFRLCLFCHKRILEEDGRCPGCRKQYNQDAVERETTIDGGSLTIRLARSCSMISRS, from the exons ATGGTTTCCGATTCAATCCCCAACGGTTCGATCCCTGTTGCTTCCTCTAACCCGAAAGATTTTGCCaagaaaaaaagg GCTAACCGGTCGGCGAAGTTGAAGCAGTGCAAGCTTGATGCCCGACGCGAACAGTGGCTTTCACAAG TGAAGAAAAATGGCTTGAAGGAGGAACAAAAGACCGGAGGAACTCATGGTTCAGTGAAGGACGTTGCAAAAGAGAGGGAACGATTGATTGAAAAGTTGCAGATAAAGCCAAGAGGCGAAGAGGACACTGAAGGATCGTTAAACCACTACAGTGATTTTGATTCACCTACAAGCCACACCAGTAGTGTTTTGGGAGGAAATGATTCTGGGACTAATTTTACGGGGAGCAGTAGTAGCAGCAGTAGTACAAGCAGTAGCAATGGTGATTGTTGTTCAGGGAGTATGAGTGAGGAAGATGACGATGACTGCTTGGATGATTGGGAGGCTGTTGCTGATGCTCTCGCTGAGACTGATAAAAAACAGGAGCAGCATATTCCCAGCTTGGATTCACATTGTGAGAGGGATGAGAATGTGCCACATATGAGTTCTAGGCAAGAGGTTTTGGATAGATCAAAGCAGGAGAGTAATGACAAAGGATTGACACCTAGGCCTCCTCTGAGTTACCGGGCATGGAGGCCCGATGATACATTCCGTCCATCAGGTCTGCCAAATTTGTCGAAGCAGTATAGTTTCCCAATGAAATCGGAGCGGCATTGTAGGGGAGGAGGCTCTGTATGGGGATGTAAGAGTTTATCCTTATCCACTCCCACGTCATGCCCTATATGCTGTGAAGATTTGGATTGTACAGACACTAGTTTTCTCCCTTGTTCGTGCGGATTCAGGCTTTGCCTCTTTTGTCACAAGAGGATTCTTGAGGAGGATGGGCGTTGTCCAGGGTGCAGGAAGCAGTATAATCAGGATGCAGTTGAGCGAGAGACAACCATTGATGGAGGCAGCCTGACGATTCGATTGGCTCGTTCCTGTAGCATGATATCAAGGTCTTAG
- the LOC132632716 gene encoding formin-like protein 4 yields the protein MNEVVLKAVIASVLTTSIVSSILFYFFYRYYVNRQRKKTKLKNSSFRREGSGSVPHQEVQQRGALKGLVVDENGLDVIYLRRFEDRQLGSCFSKIWVNHMDEEEEEKRMDSGRENPVSSDHIQEIPLLQNCSSNVGSYEKKEVITASQQTINSQQSYPQFPSASLQFQQKEITPPSETPSQQAILLSQNPPQPPIPPPSPPPLPPPLPMKRISKAPTPPNTAKSKPSPPPPPKGSGLSSLLKPPIAPRGKGSSQEKAEARNEEKSKDNGEIQVKLRPLHWDKVIANADHSMVWDEINNGSFRFEDDLMEVLFGYNVKSQKTPEGNSEITSSGTSKLARPAQIFILDPRKSQNTAIVLKSLSISHKEILDALLEGQGLSVDTLEKLTKICPTEEETLKILQFDGNPSKLADAESFLYQMLKAVPSAFRRFNAMLFRSSYDPEILNLKENLQTIELSCKELRTSRIFLRLLEAILKAGNRMNAGTARGNAQGFNLSALQKISYVKSNDGKTTLLHFVVEQVIRSEGKRCLINKGSKAEKLEKDTEHLTLGLPVLQGLSSEFSNVKKAAFIDYDSFINTCSTITMRVNDVQQLLMCCGNVERDRFVKETKVFLEECEEELKVIKEEQTRVMDLVKRTTEYYQAGSSKDKCTQPLQLFAIVKDFLDMVDKVCFDITKKVQKKNASSIESSPPRSSTPRTPVRFHNLRTYFTPEIVSSESENEF from the exons ATGAATGAGGTTGTTTTGAAGGCTGTTATAGCTTCAGTTCTAACTACTTCGATAGTTTCTAGCATACTCTTTTATTTCTTCTACAGGTACTATGTAAATCGTCAACGGAAGAAAACCAAGTTGAAAAATTCAAGTTTTCGTCGAGAGGGTTCTGGTTCTGTGCCTCATCAAGAAGTCCAACAACGTGGAGCTTTAAAAGGGCTGGTAGTTGATGAAAATGGACTAGATGTTATATATTTGAGAAGATTTGAAGATAGACAGCTAGGAAGTTGTTTTTCCAAGATTTGGGTGAATCATATGGATGAGGAGGAGGAAGAGAAGAGAATGGATAGCGGACGAGAGAATCCAGTTTCAAGCGATCATATTCAAGAAATTCCTTTACTGCAAAATTGTAGTAGCAATGTAGGTAGTTATGAGAAGAAAGAGGTAATTACTGCATCACAACAAACAATTAACTCACAACAGTCATATCCTCAATTTCCATCAGCCTCATTACAGTTTCAACAAAAGGAAATCACTCCTCCATCGGAAACACCGTCTCAACAAGCAATTCTCTTGAGTCAAAATCCGCCTCAGCCACCAATACCTCCACCATCTCCACCGCCTCTGCCTCCTCCCCTTCCAATGAAAAGGATTTCTAAAGCACCAACACCACCTAATACAGCAAAATCAAAACCTTCACCTCCACCCCCACCAAAGGGTAGCGGTTTGAGTTCATTGTTAAAACCACCTATTGCACCAAGAGGGAAAGGGAGCAGCCAAGAGAAAGCAGAAGCTCGAAACGAAGAAAAGTCAAAAGATAATGGTGAAATTCAAGTCAAATTAAGGCCACTGCACTGGGATAAAGTCATTGCTAATGCTGATCATTCTATGGTTTGGGATGAAATCAACAATGGATCATTCCG ATTTGAAGATGACCTTATGGAAGTTCTCTTTGGATACAATGTCAAGTCCCAGAAAACCCCTGAAGGAAATAGCGAGATCACAAGCTCAGGCACTTCTAAGTTGGCTCGACCAGCTCAGATCTTTATTCTCGATCCTAGGAAGTCACAGAACACAGCAATTGTGCTAAAGTCTCTTTCAATCTCTCATAAAGAAATACTTGATGCCCTGTTGGAGGGTCAAGGACTCAGCGTTGATACTCTTGAAAAACTAACCAAGATTTGCCCAACTGAAGAAGAAACATTAAAAATCCTCCAATTTGATGGTAACCCAAGTAAACTTGCTGACGCCGAGTCTTTCCTCTACCAAATGCTGAAAGCTGTTCCTTCTGCTTTTAGGCGTTTCAATGCGATGCTTTTCAGATCAAGCTATGATCCAGAAATTCTAAACCTCAAAGAGAATTTGCAAACAATTGAGCTAAGTTGCAAGGAATTGAGAACAAGTAGAATTTTCTTACGACTTCTGGAAGCGATTCTTAAGGCTGGCAATCGAATGAATGCAGGAACAGCTAGAGGAAATGCTCAGGGATTCAACCTTAGTGCCTTACAAAAAATATCATATGTAAAAAGCAACGATGGAAAAACAACTCTGCTTCATTTTGTAGTTGAACAAGTCATCCGTTCAGAAGGTAAGCGTTGCCTAATCAATAAAGGTAGCAAGGCAGAAAAACTAGAAAAAGATACAGAGCACCTAACACTAGGTTTGCCAGTATTGCAAGGATTGAGTTCCGAATTCTCTAATGTAAAGAAAGCAGCTTTCATAGACTATGATAGTTTCATCAACACATGTTCCACTATTACAATGCGAGTAAATGATGTTCAGCAGCTCTTAATGTGCTGTGGAAATGTTGAAAGAGATCGATTTGTAAAAGAGACGAAAGTGTTTCTAGAGGAATGCGAAGAGGAACTCAAGGTGATCAAAGAAGAACAAACAAGAGTCATGGACCTTGTGAAGAGAACGACAGAGTATTACCAAGCAGGATCTTCGAAGGACAAATGCACTCAGCCACTTCAGTTGTTTGCCATTGTGAAGGACTTTCTGGACATGGTTGATAAAGTGTGTTTTGATATCACAAAGAAAGTACAGAAGAAGAATGCATCAAGCATAGAGTCATCACCACCCCGATCATCAACACCAAGAACTCCTGTGAGGTTCCATAACTTGAGAACATACTTTACACCAGAAATTGTAAGTAGTGAATCTGAGAATGAATTCTGA
- the LOC132632719 gene encoding two-component response regulator ARR5-like, which yields MEMAQELHVLAVDDSHVDRKVIERLLKISCCKVTAVESGTRALQYLGLDGEKSSMGIDGLKVNLILTDYSMPGMTGYELLKKIKESSALSKIPVVIMSSEKILARIDRCLEEGAEEFLLKPVKLSDVKRLRDFILRGEGDDDKEKEKKFKEVCSRKRKFQDDSSTQSMPSTLAAAHDIESSPESSVSSESQQPLSKQSKIG from the exons ATGGAAATGGCGCAAGAGTTGCATGTTCTTGCTGTTGATGATAGCCATGTGGATAGGAAGGTTATAGAGAGATTGCTGAAGATTTCTTGTTGTaaag TTACAGCAGTGGAGAGTGGAACCAGGGCTTTGCAATATTTGGGGTTGGATGGAGAGAAGAGTTCTATGGGGATAGAT GGGTTGAAGGTAAATCTGATACTTACAGACTATTCTATGCCTGGGATGACTGGATATGAACTTCTCAAAAAAATCAAG GAATCATCGGCATTGAGCAAGATCCCCGTTGTCATTATGTCATCCGAGAAGATTTTAGCTCGTATTGATAG ATGCTTGGAGGAAGGAGCTGAAGAATTTCTCCTGAAGCCTGTTAAGCTGTCCGACGTTAAACGTCTCCGAGATTTCATACTGAGAGGCGAGGGGGATGACgacaaagaaaaagagaagaagttCAAAGAAGTATGTTCAAGAAAGAGAAAATTTCAAGACGATTCATCGACACAATCAATGCCATCTACTTTAGCTGCAGCCCATGACATTGAATCATCACCAGAATCTTCAGTATCATCAGAATCTCAACAACCTCTCTCAAAGCAATCCAAGATTGGATAA